In a genomic window of Myotis daubentonii chromosome X, mMyoDau2.1, whole genome shotgun sequence:
- the LOC132224759 gene encoding olfactory receptor 10V1-like: MAPLQKNHTLSSEFIILGFGDLAELQIFFFGLFLIMHLVTLAGHTTIVLITLIDSCLQTPMYFFLRNLSTIEICYTLVIVPNMLASFLSRSQRMPMLGCALQMHLFIALGGAECFLLAVMAYDRFVAICQPLRYTLIVTRVLCVQMLALACVSGFALSLTLTTLIFLLPFCQSHEINHFFCDIPAVLFLACSDTRANEIAVFVVCTLILLIPFLLILLSYGFIITAILSIHSAQGRSKAFSTCAGHLLVSLLHYGCAIFIYIRPKSCYTPEQDKIVSLIYTNVTPMLYPMIYSLRNKEVKGALRRLLGSYNPMRRQPKAR, from the coding sequence ATGGCCCCGCTGCAGAAAAACCACACCTTAAGCTCAGAGTTTATTATCTTGGGCTTTGGGGATCTGGCAGAACTGCAAATCTTCTTTTTTGGACTCTTTTTAATCATGCATCTTGTCACCCTAGCAGGCCACACAACCATTGTGCTCATCACCCTCATTGACTCCTGCCTCCAGACCCCCATGTATTTCTTTCTTCGCAATCTGTCCACCATTGAAATTTGCTATACATTGGTCATTGTCCCCAACATGCTGGCCAGTTTCCTGTCCCGCAGCCAGCGGATGCCCATGCTGGGCTGTGCTCTGCAAATGCACCTCTTCATCGCTCTGGGAGGAGCAGAGTGTTTCCTCCTGGCCGTGATGGCCTACGACCGCTTCGTGGCCATCTGCCAGCCCCTGCGCTACACACTCATCGTCACCAGGGTCCTCTGTGTGCAGATGCTGGCTCTGGCATGCGTCAGCGGCTTTGCACTCTCGCTCACTCTTACCACCCTGATATTCCTCTTGCCCTTCTGTCAGTCCCATGAGATCAATCATTTCTTCTGTGACATCCCTGCTGTGCTGTTCCTGGCCTGCTCAGACACACGAGCCAATGAGATTGCCGTCTTCGTGGTCTGCACGCTCATCCTGTTGATTCCCTTCTTACTGATACTGCTCTCCTACGGATTCATTATCACCGCCATCCTCAGCATCCActcagcccagggcaggagcaAGGCCTTTTCCACCTGTGCCGGGCACCTGCTGGTCTCTCTTCTGCACTACGGCTGTGCAATATTCATCTACATTCGCCCCAAGTCATGCTACACCCCAGAACAGGACAAGATCGTGTCCTTAATCTACACCAATGTAACCCCCATGCTCTACCCCATGATCTATAGCCTCAGGAACAAGGAAGTCAAGGGTGCCCTCAGGAGACTCCTAGGGAGCTATAACCCGATGAGGCGGCAGCCTAAAGCCAGGTGA